One window from the genome of Capillibacterium thermochitinicola encodes:
- a CDS encoding ABC transporter permease → MTEQIWKKLKFRESGIILALLIMCLGLTLATPSFLTAFNLGMVIRQVSFTAILALGQTLVLISGGIDLSVGAIAGLSAIVGTMMMTATGIDPYLCAFLAGLFGLFCGLLNGLLIAKIGLNPFIATLGTGEVYYGLILVLTKGYPVLGLPKKFMWLGQGMVGVVPVPVIIMILVALVVAYVLKNTPFGRYVYAIGGNEAAANLVGIKVPKIKISVYAISGFLAALSGMLYASRMAGGQPTTGQTWVMPSVTAAIIGGTSLSGGEGTILGTMVGAILMGVLTNGIVLLNISSYWERVIIGIVVILAVIIDILRNNKENSPLAFIKKIFAK, encoded by the coding sequence ATGACCGAGCAAATATGGAAGAAGCTAAAATTTAGGGAAAGCGGAATTATTCTGGCCCTGCTCATTATGTGTCTGGGTTTGACGCTGGCCACACCCAGTTTTTTAACTGCCTTTAACTTGGGAATGGTGATTCGTCAGGTCTCATTTACGGCCATTCTCGCGTTGGGCCAAACTTTGGTCTTGATCAGCGGGGGGATTGATCTTTCCGTCGGGGCGATTGCCGGGTTAAGTGCGATTGTCGGGACGATGATGATGACCGCGACGGGGATCGACCCTTATCTTTGCGCCTTCCTGGCCGGCCTGTTCGGGTTGTTTTGCGGGCTGCTTAATGGTTTATTAATTGCTAAAATCGGTTTGAACCCGTTCATTGCCACCCTGGGGACGGGGGAGGTTTATTACGGTTTGATTTTGGTGTTGACGAAGGGTTACCCGGTTTTGGGGCTGCCCAAAAAATTCATGTGGTTGGGGCAAGGCATGGTTGGCGTGGTCCCGGTGCCGGTGATCATCATGATTCTGGTCGCTTTGGTCGTGGCGTATGTTCTTAAGAATACGCCGTTCGGGCGTTATGTCTATGCGATCGGCGGCAATGAAGCGGCGGCCAATTTGGTCGGGATTAAAGTCCCCAAGATTAAAATCAGCGTCTATGCCATCTCCGGATTTTTGGCGGCTTTGTCCGGGATGCTTTATGCCAGCCGGATGGCAGGCGGGCAACCGACGACAGGGCAAACTTGGGTGATGCCGTCCGTGACCGCGGCAATTATTGGCGGGACCTCGCTGTCCGGTGGCGAGGGAACCATCTTGGGAACGATGGTGGGCGCGATTTTAATGGGTGTGCTGACCAACGGGATTGTTCTACTTAATATTTCCTCCTACTGGGAGCGGGTCATTATCGGGATCGTGGTGATTTTGGCCGTGATCATCGATATTCTCCGCAATAATAAGGAGAACAGTCCACTGGCGTTCATTAAGAAAATCTTTGCCAAGTAG
- a CDS encoding FGGY-family carbohydrate kinase, with product MGGYLLGIDYGTGGAKACITDTELNILAYAFREYPIIINKPGWSEHDPVLYWTLTCELVKECLQKACISPKEILGIGTSSALPCLVMVDQNHQPINLAYNLMDRRATKEVEWLQEKIGADRIFALTGNRLEDHPSIVNLLWEKNNRPESYRRIYKALTIDGFIRLKLTAQATTNYSNASFYGVAYDIVHKRFDHDLLAEIGIDPALLPDNYPCAAIIGTVTAKAAEETGLVPGIPVAAGQADACAGWVGGGAIQEGDMQMNLGTCGNFGVIHRDTDFIDTMIVCPYTVEPEHTYVTIPTTTTGGQLMRYLRDNFSALEKAMEKLTPSLNAYDYLNLEAERIPPGSEALIVLPYLMGERTPLWDVDARGVVFGLSLSHSKAHLIRAMMESVAYALYHSYMIIKAKGKKINYPIVLNEGGAKSRLWRRIITDVFDLPTVLVKQRAGAPYGDAILAGVATGIFPDYAIAKEKAEYIEEMEPLPENHERYMEFFALYLKLYQHLKEDFKELTKLRKKYFS from the coding sequence ATGGGCGGTTATTTGTTGGGGATCGATTACGGGACCGGTGGCGCCAAAGCTTGTATCACCGATACCGAATTAAACATTCTTGCGTATGCCTTTCGCGAATATCCAATCATTATCAATAAACCGGGCTGGTCCGAACACGACCCCGTGCTCTACTGGACACTTACCTGCGAGCTGGTTAAGGAGTGCCTCCAAAAAGCGTGCATTTCGCCCAAGGAGATCCTTGGGATTGGCACCTCTTCGGCGCTGCCTTGTCTGGTAATGGTCGATCAAAACCATCAACCCATCAATCTGGCCTACAACCTGATGGATCGCCGGGCCACGAAAGAAGTCGAGTGGTTGCAAGAGAAAATCGGTGCCGACCGGATCTTTGCCCTGACGGGCAACCGGTTGGAAGACCACCCCTCCATCGTCAATCTTTTGTGGGAAAAGAACAACCGGCCGGAGTCGTACCGCAGAATTTATAAAGCCCTGACAATTGACGGCTTTATCCGGTTGAAATTGACGGCGCAAGCCACGACCAATTATTCGAACGCTTCGTTTTACGGCGTGGCCTATGACATTGTGCACAAAAGGTTTGATCATGATTTATTGGCGGAGATCGGCATTGACCCGGCGCTGCTGCCGGATAATTATCCGTGCGCGGCGATCATCGGGACGGTCACCGCAAAGGCCGCGGAGGAAACCGGCTTGGTTCCTGGTATTCCGGTGGCGGCCGGACAGGCGGATGCCTGTGCCGGCTGGGTCGGCGGGGGCGCGATCCAGGAAGGCGACATGCAGATGAACTTGGGGACCTGCGGTAATTTTGGCGTAATCCACCGTGATACCGATTTTATCGATACGATGATTGTTTGTCCGTATACGGTCGAACCGGAGCATACATATGTGACGATTCCGACGACCACCACCGGCGGGCAATTGATGCGGTATCTGCGGGACAATTTTTCCGCTTTGGAAAAGGCGATGGAAAAACTGACCCCGTCGCTCAATGCCTATGATTACCTCAATCTTGAGGCGGAACGAATTCCGCCGGGCAGCGAGGCGCTGATCGTTTTACCATATCTCATGGGCGAACGGACTCCTTTGTGGGATGTCGATGCGCGGGGAGTGGTTTTTGGGCTGTCGCTTTCACATAGCAAGGCCCATCTCATCAGGGCGATGATGGAGTCGGTGGCTTACGCCCTCTACCATTCGTATATGATCATCAAAGCGAAAGGGAAGAAGATTAATTATCCAATTGTTCTTAATGAAGGCGGCGCCAAAAGCAGACTTTGGCGCCGGATTATTACCGATGTGTTCGATCTCCCGACCGTCCTTGTCAAACAACGGGCTGGCGCGCCTTATGGCGATGCGATTCTGGCCGGGGTGGCGACGGGGATCTTTCCGGATTATGCCATTGCCAAGGAAAAAGCGGAGTATATTGAAGAAATGGAGCCGCTCCCGGAAAACCACGAGCGTTACATGGAGTTTTTCGCTTTATATTTAAAACTGTATCAACACTTGAAAGAGGATTTTAAAGAACTAACCAAATTACGGAAGAAATATTTTAGCTGA
- a CDS encoding transketolase translates to MTLSELAQKALATRREVLRMIYRAGAGHIGGALSAVDLLVVLFYDIMNYRPEEPDWPMRDRFILSKGHSCEGYYVILADRGYFPREELTSFMKYQSRLMGHPHPEIPGVEIATGSLGHGLSVAVGMALAGKRDQLPYRVYCLLGDGELAEGSIWEAAMAAAHYGLDNLVCLIDCNGLQISGPTKQVMNTQPLAAKWEAFGWAVRAIDGHDLQQIRQHLNLVPFSTGRPSLVIARTVKGKGISFIENDYHWHHRVPTSEEYERAMRELAGPGRQGLEDDR, encoded by the coding sequence ATGACCCTTTCGGAATTGGCGCAAAAGGCCTTAGCGACCAGACGTGAAGTTTTGCGCATGATTTACCGGGCTGGAGCCGGGCATATCGGCGGGGCGCTTTCGGCGGTGGATTTGCTGGTGGTGTTGTTTTACGATATTATGAATTACCGCCCGGAGGAGCCGGATTGGCCCATGCGGGATCGGTTTATTTTAAGCAAAGGCCATAGTTGTGAAGGGTATTACGTGATTCTGGCCGACCGGGGTTACTTCCCCCGGGAAGAACTGACCAGTTTCATGAAGTACCAAAGCCGGTTGATGGGACATCCCCATCCGGAGATCCCCGGGGTGGAGATTGCCACCGGCTCTTTGGGGCACGGGCTATCGGTTGCCGTCGGGATGGCTTTGGCCGGCAAACGGGACCAACTACCGTACCGGGTTTACTGTCTCTTGGGCGATGGGGAACTGGCCGAAGGCTCAATTTGGGAGGCGGCCATGGCGGCCGCCCATTACGGGTTGGATAATCTAGTCTGCCTTATTGATTGCAACGGTCTACAGATCAGCGGCCCGACGAAGCAGGTCATGAACACCCAACCTTTGGCCGCCAAGTGGGAGGCTTTTGGCTGGGCGGTCCGGGCGATCGACGGGCACGATCTGCAACAAATCAGGCAGCACCTGAACCTAGTTCCTTTTAGCACCGGGCGTCCTTCTTTAGTGATCGCCCGAACCGTAAAGGGGAAAGGGATTTCCTTTATTGAGAATGATTACCACTGGCACCACCGGGTACCCACCAGTGAAGAATACGAACGGGCCATGCGGGAACTGGCAGGCCCCGGCCGACAGGGATTGGAGGATGATAGGTAA
- a CDS encoding transketolase family protein yields MDRPNRRVFTETLLALAKNDRRIFALASDSRGSATLNEFAATLPDQFVEVGIAEQNLVGIAAGLAKCGKIPFVCSPACFLSMRSIEQVKTDVAYSGANVRLIGISGGVSYGALGGTHHSLQDLAVMQAIPGMTVLLPADNRETALLTQELVDYPGPVYMRLGRETAPRVYEDDYRPAIGKGTELLSGFDLTIVAAGELVRSALDAGHLLRKEGISCRVVALNTLKPLDTEILLTAAKETGAILTVEEHSIYGGLGSRVAQFLGESCPVPLSVAGFPDEPLVTGSQEELFRHYRLDAAGLVERAKKLFRRKQAPRF; encoded by the coding sequence ATGGATCGTCCAAACCGTCGCGTCTTTACCGAGACTTTGTTGGCGTTAGCCAAAAACGACCGGCGTATTTTTGCGTTGGCCAGCGATTCGCGGGGAAGTGCCACTTTGAATGAGTTTGCGGCCACCTTACCGGATCAGTTTGTGGAAGTGGGAATCGCCGAACAGAATTTGGTGGGCATTGCCGCCGGGCTGGCGAAGTGCGGCAAGATTCCCTTTGTCTGTTCGCCCGCGTGTTTTCTTTCGATGCGCAGTATTGAACAGGTCAAAACCGATGTGGCCTATTCCGGGGCAAATGTCCGTTTAATCGGGATCAGTGGCGGGGTCAGCTATGGCGCGTTGGGCGGAACCCACCATTCCTTACAGGATTTGGCAGTCATGCAGGCGATCCCCGGGATGACGGTTCTTCTTCCGGCCGATAACCGGGAAACAGCCTTGCTCACCCAGGAACTGGTCGACTATCCCGGCCCGGTTTACATGCGTCTGGGGCGGGAAACGGCACCCCGGGTTTACGAAGATGATTACCGGCCAGCGATTGGGAAGGGTACTGAGCTCCTCTCCGGTTTTGATTTGACAATTGTGGCCGCTGGGGAGTTGGTCCGGTCCGCGCTGGATGCCGGCCATCTCCTGCGGAAAGAGGGCATCTCCTGCCGGGTGGTGGCGCTTAACACATTGAAACCGCTGGATACCGAGATCCTCTTGACTGCGGCGAAAGAAACAGGCGCCATTCTGACGGTGGAAGAACATAGTATTTACGGCGGGTTGGGGAGCCGGGTTGCCCAGTTCCTGGGTGAGTCCTGCCCGGTTCCTTTGAGTGTGGCCGGATTCCCGGATGAACCGTTGGTCACCGGCAGTCAGGAAGAGCTTTTCCGCCACTACCGTTTAGATGCGGCGGGTTTGGTGGAAAGGGCCAAAAAATTGTTCCGCCGCAAACAAGCGCCCCGGTTTTAG
- the glpK gene encoding glycerol kinase GlpK translates to MGASTDLILVLDQGTTGSKVLLLDKTCRIWGRAYQEITQHYPKPGWVEHDPEEIWTGMVALIGQVLSGIDVRRVKALALTNQRETIVVWDKTTGKPLAPAVVWQCRRSVDICKDLLEKGYNDLFRRKTGLKIDPYFSGTKVKWLLDQDRGLREKAAKGQVCIGTIDSWLLWNLTGGKVFATDYSNASRTLYYNIYECRWDQELLAILGIPPAALPEVYPSSYQYGTTVAVGQLPAGVPIAGVIGDSQAALFGEACFRPGMAKATYGTGTSLLMFVGEEPVSPPEGLVATLAWGLGNKPAYALEGVINITGATMQWLRDGLGILDDVTKSAEIARSLSGNDGVFLVPAFVGLGAPYWDMDARGLICGLTRSTTRAHLIRAGLESIAYQVFDAVELMQKSGIKLDFLRADGAAAANEFLMQFQADLLNVEVSRPALREVSALGAVYLAGLAVGLWRDTGEIAAAWQEEKRFKPQMGEGERAELIRQWKEAVQRALSRN, encoded by the coding sequence GTGGGCGCGAGTACCGATTTAATTCTTGTTTTGGATCAAGGGACCACCGGGAGCAAGGTGCTTTTGTTGGATAAAACTTGCCGGATTTGGGGCCGGGCTTACCAGGAAATAACGCAGCATTATCCCAAACCGGGCTGGGTCGAGCATGATCCGGAAGAGATCTGGACCGGGATGGTTGCTTTGATTGGCCAGGTTTTGTCCGGTATTGATGTTCGGCGCGTCAAAGCGTTGGCCTTGACCAACCAGCGGGAGACCATCGTGGTGTGGGATAAAACCACCGGAAAGCCTCTGGCACCGGCGGTCGTTTGGCAATGCCGCCGGTCGGTGGATATTTGCAAAGATCTGCTTGAAAAGGGGTATAACGATCTATTCCGGCGCAAGACCGGTTTAAAAATTGATCCCTATTTTTCCGGCACCAAAGTAAAATGGCTGCTGGATCAGGACCGTGGCTTAAGGGAAAAAGCGGCTAAAGGTCAGGTTTGTATCGGGACGATCGATTCCTGGTTGTTGTGGAACCTGACCGGTGGGAAAGTCTTTGCGACCGACTACTCCAACGCTTCCCGTACCCTTTACTACAATATTTATGAATGCCGGTGGGACCAGGAGTTATTGGCCATCCTGGGGATTCCTCCGGCGGCATTGCCCGAGGTTTATCCTTCTTCCTATCAGTACGGGACAACCGTGGCGGTCGGGCAACTGCCAGCCGGGGTACCGATCGCCGGGGTGATCGGCGATTCCCAGGCGGCTTTGTTTGGGGAGGCTTGTTTCCGGCCGGGCATGGCCAAAGCGACTTACGGCACGGGAACATCATTACTGATGTTCGTTGGAGAAGAGCCTGTTTCCCCGCCGGAAGGGTTGGTCGCTACGCTGGCCTGGGGCTTGGGGAACAAACCCGCCTATGCTTTAGAAGGTGTGATCAATATAACCGGCGCGACCATGCAGTGGTTACGGGATGGACTGGGGATTCTGGATGATGTGACCAAGAGTGCCGAGATTGCCCGGAGTCTTTCCGGTAATGACGGGGTTTTTTTGGTACCGGCTTTCGTCGGGTTAGGAGCTCCGTACTGGGATATGGATGCTCGCGGGTTAATCTGCGGCTTGACCAGAAGCACCACCCGGGCGCATCTCATCCGTGCCGGCCTCGAGTCAATTGCCTATCAAGTTTTCGATGCGGTTGAACTGATGCAAAAAAGCGGCATCAAGCTTGATTTTCTGCGCGCGGATGGTGCGGCCGCGGCCAATGAATTTCTCATGCAGTTTCAAGCCGATTTGTTAAACGTTGAGGTGTCGAGACCCGCGCTCCGCGAGGTGTCGGCTTTGGGCGCGGTTTATCTGGCCGGTCTGGCTGTTGGTTTGTGGCGGGATACCGGGGAGATCGCCGCGGCCTGGCAAGAAGAGAAAAGGTTCAAGCCGCAGATGGGTGAAGGCGAACGGGCTGAATTGATCCGCCAGTGGAAAGAGGCGGTACAAAGAGCGTTAAGTAGGAATTAA
- a CDS encoding triose-phosphate isomerase — MKRIYMGTNLKMYKNNQETVSYLKELKEKVAAFRCPELELFVIPSFTALAEAVKAAEGAIKIGAQNMYWEDAGEYTGEISPKMLKAIGVDLIEIGHSERRHKFGETNFDANRKVLAALRYGFTPLLCIGETAVDKEYRVTTECLREQLKIGLYGVTGEQARHVWIAYEPVWAIGVAGKPATPEYADRSHQVIKETLAELFPDCGQEIPVLYGGSVNSQNATGLMEQPAIDGLFIGRAAWEADSFAAIIKQVLAVAQKKSELTLL, encoded by the coding sequence ATGAAACGGATCTATATGGGAACTAACTTAAAAATGTACAAAAACAATCAGGAGACCGTGAGCTATTTAAAAGAGCTCAAAGAAAAAGTTGCTGCTTTCCGCTGTCCCGAACTGGAACTGTTCGTGATTCCCTCCTTCACCGCCCTGGCGGAGGCGGTCAAGGCTGCGGAAGGCGCGATCAAGATCGGCGCCCAGAACATGTACTGGGAGGATGCGGGAGAGTACACGGGGGAAATTTCCCCCAAGATGCTGAAAGCAATTGGCGTTGATTTGATCGAGATCGGCCATTCGGAACGCCGGCACAAGTTCGGCGAGACCAATTTTGATGCGAACCGGAAAGTTTTAGCGGCGCTGCGTTACGGGTTTACCCCGCTCCTTTGCATCGGTGAGACCGCGGTGGACAAAGAATACCGGGTCACCACCGAGTGCTTACGGGAACAGCTAAAGATCGGGCTCTACGGGGTAACCGGGGAACAAGCCCGCCACGTTTGGATTGCTTACGAACCCGTTTGGGCCATCGGGGTTGCCGGTAAACCGGCCACCCCGGAGTACGCCGACCGTTCACACCAGGTCATTAAGGAAACCTTGGCCGAGCTTTTCCCGGATTGTGGCCAGGAAATACCGGTTTTGTACGGCGGGAGCGTCAACAGTCAGAATGCGACCGGTCTCATGGAGCAACCGGCGATCGACGGCTTGTTTATCGGGCGGGCCGCCTGGGAAGCGGATAGTTTTGCCGCCATTATTAAACAAGTGCTTGCGGTGGCTCAAAAGAAGTCGGAGCTGACGCTTTTATGA
- a CDS encoding class II aldolase/adducin family protein translates to MKTESCYRKDIVEVGKRLYAKGLLEGGGGNMSIRIAENEVLITPSGMCKGVLEPDQLVKIDLEGKVIAALKEYAKPARDYRMHLGLYKRRADIKAIVHSHPPVATGFAIAEYPLDEIAAPEVMFTFNHIAVTEYALPTTEEVPVAINKALDKYPTANAIILAKHGAITVGGDIWDAYYKMETLETYLKSLVVAKLLGGFKPLSAEQIKKIEELMGGKH, encoded by the coding sequence GTGAAGACGGAGAGTTGTTACCGGAAAGATATTGTTGAAGTTGGGAAAAGGTTATATGCCAAAGGCCTCCTGGAGGGGGGCGGCGGCAACATGAGTATACGCATTGCGGAGAATGAGGTTCTGATTACCCCCTCCGGCATGTGTAAAGGAGTTTTAGAACCGGATCAACTGGTCAAAATCGACCTGGAGGGTAAGGTGATCGCGGCCCTTAAGGAATACGCCAAGCCCGCCCGGGACTACCGGATGCATTTGGGGTTGTATAAACGCCGCGCCGATATCAAAGCGATTGTCCATTCTCATCCGCCGGTGGCCACCGGGTTTGCCATCGCGGAATACCCGCTGGACGAAATTGCCGCCCCCGAGGTGATGTTTACCTTTAACCATATCGCCGTGACCGAATATGCTCTGCCGACGACGGAGGAGGTCCCGGTGGCGATTAATAAAGCCCTTGATAAGTATCCGACGGCGAACGCCATTATCCTGGCCAAACACGGCGCCATTACTGTCGGTGGTGATATTTGGGATGCCTATTATAAGATGGAAACCTTGGAGACCTATTTGAAATCCCTGGTCGTCGCCAAATTGTTGGGTGGGTTTAAACCCTTGAGCGCGGAACAGATCAAGAAGATCGAGGAATTGATGGGTGGTAAGCATTAA
- a CDS encoding FGGY-family carbohydrate kinase, which translates to MFIGFDLGTTNCKAVVLSENGAVLGAAAQEYPVRYPQPGYAEQDAALVWQLAKEVIGAAVKRSGVKEVKALSLSVQGDAVIPVDQNMKPLFPALLGMDYRSLPQARRCQEIFGDKELFALTGMRPHPINSLTKILWVKEERPEIFGKTWKFMTYADFLLGKLGAEPVIDQTMASRTMAFDLLRKDWSRPILDQLAIPAAKLSRPVPSGTAVGKMNARVQEELGLGGDPILVAGGHDQTCAALGAGVIKEGIGVDSSGTAEVLFTAFSQPLRTEEMFKAYYPCYIHAKPDLYCTFALNHTGGVVYQWYRDQFCGEEKREAQRQGVSAYDLINAQMPPQPTKLYFIPHFKGSGSPTCDLDSKGTVFGLTLNTTKGEIAKAILEGLTYELRLNLETMQQAGISINELIAVGGGAKSPVWLNIKTNITGRPFKILKNKDAAPLGAGILAGVGCGYYRSFEEAVDTMVEVERIYEPDPAVHRVYEEQYEVYRRLYTAVLQLNKEIRPG; encoded by the coding sequence ATGTTTATCGGTTTTGACCTTGGCACCACCAATTGCAAAGCGGTCGTCTTGAGTGAAAACGGGGCGGTTTTGGGCGCAGCCGCGCAGGAGTATCCCGTTCGCTATCCCCAGCCCGGTTACGCCGAACAAGATGCGGCTTTGGTCTGGCAGTTGGCGAAAGAGGTCATCGGTGCGGCGGTAAAGCGCAGCGGGGTTAAAGAAGTCAAAGCCCTCAGCCTTTCCGTGCAGGGCGATGCCGTCATTCCCGTCGACCAAAACATGAAACCGCTCTTCCCCGCTTTGCTGGGGATGGATTACCGTTCGCTTCCGCAGGCGAGGCGCTGCCAAGAAATATTCGGGGATAAAGAGTTATTTGCGTTAACGGGAATGCGGCCGCACCCGATCAATTCGCTCACGAAAATATTATGGGTTAAAGAAGAACGGCCGGAGATCTTTGGAAAAACCTGGAAGTTCATGACTTATGCCGATTTTCTCTTGGGCAAGTTGGGCGCCGAACCGGTCATCGACCAGACCATGGCCTCCCGGACAATGGCATTTGATTTGTTACGTAAAGACTGGTCACGGCCGATCTTGGACCAATTGGCGATCCCGGCGGCTAAATTGTCCCGCCCTGTTCCGTCGGGGACGGCCGTTGGAAAAATGAATGCAAGGGTCCAGGAAGAATTGGGTTTAGGCGGCGACCCGATCCTGGTTGCCGGCGGTCACGACCAAACGTGCGCCGCCCTTGGCGCCGGCGTGATCAAAGAGGGGATTGGGGTCGATTCATCCGGAACGGCGGAGGTGTTATTTACGGCCTTTTCCCAACCTTTACGCACCGAGGAAATGTTCAAAGCCTATTATCCCTGTTATATTCATGCCAAACCGGATCTGTATTGCACTTTCGCCTTAAACCATACGGGCGGGGTGGTCTACCAGTGGTATCGCGACCAGTTTTGCGGGGAGGAAAAGCGGGAGGCCCAAAGGCAAGGGGTGAGCGCCTATGATCTCATTAATGCGCAAATGCCGCCCCAGCCGACGAAGCTTTATTTTATCCCCCATTTTAAAGGGAGCGGTTCTCCCACGTGCGACTTGGACTCGAAAGGAACGGTCTTCGGCTTAACGCTCAATACAACCAAGGGTGAGATCGCCAAGGCCATTTTGGAAGGGCTCACTTACGAACTGCGCTTAAACCTTGAAACGATGCAGCAAGCCGGGATCAGCATCAATGAATTAATTGCGGTTGGCGGGGGCGCCAAATCACCGGTCTGGCTGAACATCAAGACAAATATTACGGGACGGCCGTTCAAGATCTTGAAAAATAAAGACGCCGCACCCTTAGGTGCAGGAATTTTAGCCGGCGTCGGTTGCGGTTATTACCGCAGCTTCGAGGAGGCGGTGGACACGATGGTTGAGGTGGAAAGGATTTACGAACCCGATCCGGCGGTACATCGTGTTTACGAGGAACAATACGAAGTTTACCGCCGGTTATACACGGCTGTGCTCCAGTTAAACAAAGAAATCCGGCCGGGCTAA
- a CDS encoding class II fructose-bisphosphate aldolase, producing the protein MLFKLSHLQRVAWRNGYAICHVLGGNLEMAYGAIRAAEALQSPIALGVAPEVFAGIPLEIAFPMLLNMAERARVPVAVQLEHGKSYEQIAKAIKLGVNSVMFDGSSLPYAENVAQTKRIAELAHAFDVCVEAELGQVGGSALRKPASAPAGYKTDPELVPDFIAKTGVDALAISFGNVHGPYQGKPEIDLDLVAKIASLTDVPLVMHGGSGLPESMYGKIVAAGISNIHFYSGVARYAWSELEKKIGEDDPYPPYHEIVAHTLQFFEEKTKHLIELLGSAGKAGDFYSV; encoded by the coding sequence ATGCTTTTTAAACTGTCGCATCTGCAAAGGGTCGCGTGGCGGAACGGTTACGCCATTTGCCATGTTTTGGGGGGAAATCTGGAGATGGCCTACGGGGCGATCCGCGCGGCCGAAGCTTTGCAATCGCCCATTGCGCTCGGGGTGGCGCCCGAAGTCTTTGCCGGGATTCCACTGGAGATCGCTTTTCCCATGCTCTTAAATATGGCCGAACGGGCCCGGGTTCCGGTGGCGGTCCAACTGGAACACGGCAAAAGTTACGAACAGATTGCCAAGGCGATCAAACTGGGCGTGAATTCGGTGATGTTTGACGGCTCCTCCCTTCCGTATGCTGAAAATGTGGCGCAGACCAAAAGAATTGCCGAACTGGCCCATGCCTTTGATGTTTGTGTTGAAGCCGAGTTGGGACAGGTAGGGGGTTCGGCGCTCAGAAAACCGGCGTCCGCGCCGGCGGGTTACAAGACCGATCCGGAATTGGTGCCGGACTTTATCGCCAAAACCGGCGTGGATGCCCTGGCCATTTCCTTTGGCAATGTCCATGGGCCATATCAAGGCAAGCCCGAAATTGACCTCGACCTGGTGGCTAAGATTGCTTCCCTGACGGATGTCCCCCTGGTCATGCATGGCGGTTCCGGCCTTCCGGAGAGTATGTATGGAAAAATCGTCGCGGCGGGGATCAGCAACATCCATTTTTATTCCGGCGTCGCAAGGTATGCCTGGAGCGAATTGGAAAAGAAGATCGGGGAGGATGATCCATATCCCCCTTATCACGAGATCGTGGCGCATACTCTGCAGTTTTTTGAGGAAAAAACAAAACACCTTATCGAGCTGTTGGGGAGTGCGGGCAAGGCCGGCGATTTCTATAGTGTTTAA
- a CDS encoding DUF1848 domain-containing protein encodes MPFQGWESAQVQTKDGIKPAITPVIISASRATDIPAFYSDWFLRRLAAGYVKWVNPFNGQAQYVSFAKTRVIVFWTKNAKPLIKYLPVLDRMGINYYFTFTVNDYEAEGLEPNLPRLSERMQTFQQLAKTIGKQKVIWRFDPLILSKTLTVGQLLRKIKRVGEALHPFTEKLVISFADISIYRRVQRNLTKGGFADYCEFDQAQMKAIAASLQKINRDWGLQIATCSEEIDLSAYGITHNKCIDDQLLIRLFPQDQALMKFLGYEAPQPSLFSGGETGRRSSNLKDKGQRRFCGCIVSKDIGQYNTCMHLCKYCYANYSESLVRKNYQQKRDVEAESILRDF; translated from the coding sequence ATGCCTTTTCAAGGATGGGAAAGCGCCCAGGTGCAAACCAAAGACGGGATAAAGCCGGCCATCACGCCGGTGATCATCTCCGCCAGCCGGGCCACGGACATTCCAGCCTTTTATAGTGACTGGTTCCTGCGCAGGCTGGCGGCCGGTTATGTCAAGTGGGTTAACCCCTTCAACGGACAAGCTCAATATGTATCCTTTGCCAAAACACGGGTGATTGTCTTTTGGACCAAAAACGCAAAGCCCTTAATCAAATACCTTCCAGTCCTCGACCGGATGGGAATCAATTACTACTTTACCTTTACCGTCAACGACTACGAAGCGGAAGGGCTGGAACCGAACCTGCCCAGGCTTTCCGAAAGGATGCAAACCTTTCAACAACTGGCAAAAACCATCGGCAAGCAGAAAGTAATCTGGCGGTTTGACCCGTTAATCCTGAGCAAAACTTTAACCGTCGGGCAACTTCTCCGAAAAATAAAACGTGTCGGTGAAGCGCTGCATCCGTTCACAGAAAAACTGGTGATCAGTTTTGCCGACATTTCCATCTACCGACGGGTGCAGCGTAATCTTACGAAGGGCGGGTTTGCCGACTATTGCGAATTCGACCAGGCGCAAATGAAAGCAATCGCCGCCAGCCTCCAGAAAATCAACCGGGACTGGGGCCTCCAAATTGCGACCTGCAGTGAAGAAATTGATCTCTCGGCTTACGGGATCACGCATAATAAATGTATCGATGATCAATTGCTGATCCGGCTCTTCCCCCAGGACCAAGCCTTAATGAAATTTCTTGGGTATGAAGCGCCGCAGCCAAGCTTATTTTCCGGCGGAGAAACCGGCCGGCGGTCAAGCAATCTCAAAGACAAAGGGCAGCGCAGGTTCTGCGGTTGTATTGTCAGTAAGGATATCGGGCAGTACAACACCTGTATGCACCTTTGCAAATACTGCTACGCCAATTATTCGGAAAGCCTGGTGCGCAAGAACTATCAACAAAAAAGGGATGTCGAGGCGGAGAGCATTCTGCGGGACTTTTAA